A genomic region of Micromonospora sp. NBRC 110009 contains the following coding sequences:
- the kamE gene encoding lysine 5,6-aminomutase subunit beta, whose protein sequence is MTEKKVVRPYGDTTGDGMVQVSFTLPVPHDKRAEGAAVQLANKMGIDPAMLVHAKQMGDGFTFFVVYGRVNHLVDLAQVQVVERDFPLLSAKEVNAVVKQRMRRKLSVVGACIGTDAHTVGIDAILNVKGIAGEKGLEYYRELKVTNLGAQVSVPELVEAARQEKADAVLVSQVVTQRDAHLHNTREMSAAFREAMPAGKRPLLIVGGPRFDETMTGELGVDRIFGRGTTPGEVASYLVHALITNKKAKA, encoded by the coding sequence ATGACGGAGAAGAAGGTCGTCCGGCCGTACGGGGACACCACCGGCGACGGCATGGTGCAGGTGTCGTTCACCCTGCCGGTGCCGCACGACAAGCGGGCCGAGGGCGCGGCGGTGCAGCTGGCCAACAAGATGGGCATCGACCCGGCGATGCTGGTGCACGCCAAGCAGATGGGCGACGGGTTCACCTTCTTCGTGGTCTACGGGCGGGTGAACCACCTCGTGGACCTCGCCCAGGTGCAGGTGGTGGAGCGGGACTTCCCGCTGCTGTCGGCCAAGGAGGTCAACGCGGTGGTGAAGCAGCGGATGCGGCGCAAGCTGTCCGTGGTGGGCGCCTGCATCGGCACCGACGCGCACACCGTCGGCATCGACGCGATCCTCAACGTCAAGGGCATCGCCGGGGAGAAGGGCCTGGAGTACTACCGGGAGCTGAAGGTCACCAACCTGGGCGCGCAGGTCAGCGTCCCGGAGCTGGTGGAGGCGGCCCGGCAGGAGAAGGCCGACGCGGTGCTGGTGTCGCAGGTGGTCACCCAACGCGACGCGCACCTGCACAACACCCGGGAGATGTCCGCCGCGTTCCGGGAGGCCATGCCGGCCGGGAAGCGGCCCCTGCTGATCGTCGGTGGCCCCCGCTTCGACGAGACGATGACCGGCGAGCTGGGCGTGGACCGCATCTTCGGTCGCGGCACCACCCCCGGCGAGGTCGCCAGCTATCTGGTCCACGCCCTGATCACGAACAAGAAGGCGAAAGCATGA
- the kamD gene encoding lysine 5,6-aminomutase subunit alpha, with product MTGKLGLDPALVARARELARRAGQPVVDLARSHTTVSVERAVLRLAGVTGADPDGIPWVNRLVDAVVADVGLGHGVAVPVFDALAREGITDVTLLAQKAAAGSVSFGEPTGKAATAARRAARRAVGAGVRQIDRRRAERDRLVKRYGDPEQRPWIYLIVATGDIYEDIPQAQAAARAGADIIAVIRSTGQSLLDYVPEGATREGFAGTYATQENFRLMRAALDESSRELGRYVRLTNYASGLCMPEMATLAGLERLDMMLNDSMYGILFRDINPIRTFVDQRFSRQVHARAGIIINTGEDNYLTTADAVDEAHTVTVSQLLNEYFAHEAGLADWQLGLGHAFEINPELPESFRLELAHALLARELFPDAPLKWMPPTKHMTGDVFRGNLLDGFFNLAGTMTGQGILLVGMMTEAVVTPWLSDRDIALQNVRYVLGAAGGLHEDFVPAPGGFIQQRAHRVLGEAVDLLERIGDQSLLTAIAEGTFGIMKRPADRGKGLDGVARHEADYYNPATEILEQAA from the coding sequence GTGACAGGGAAGCTTGGGCTGGATCCGGCGCTGGTGGCGCGGGCGCGGGAGTTGGCGCGCCGCGCCGGGCAGCCGGTGGTGGATCTGGCGCGCAGCCACACCACGGTGTCGGTGGAGCGGGCGGTGCTGCGGCTGGCCGGGGTGACCGGCGCGGACCCCGACGGCATCCCGTGGGTCAACCGGCTGGTCGACGCGGTGGTGGCGGATGTGGGGCTGGGGCACGGGGTGGCGGTGCCGGTGTTCGACGCCCTGGCCCGGGAGGGCATCACCGACGTGACGCTGCTGGCGCAGAAGGCCGCCGCCGGGTCGGTGAGCTTCGGCGAGCCCACCGGGAAGGCCGCCACGGCCGCCCGCAGGGCGGCCCGCCGGGCGGTCGGCGCGGGGGTGCGGCAGATCGACCGGCGCCGCGCCGAGCGGGACCGCCTGGTGAAGCGGTACGGGGACCCGGAGCAGCGGCCGTGGATCTACCTGATCGTGGCCACGGGTGACATTTATGAGGACATCCCGCAGGCGCAGGCGGCCGCGCGGGCGGGTGCGGACATCATCGCGGTGATTCGCTCGACGGGGCAGTCGCTGCTGGACTACGTGCCGGAGGGCGCGACCCGGGAGGGGTTCGCCGGTACGTACGCCACGCAGGAGAACTTCCGGCTGATGCGGGCGGCGCTGGACGAGTCGTCGCGGGAGCTGGGCCGGTACGTGCGGTTGACGAACTACGCGTCGGGTCTGTGCATGCCGGAGATGGCCACTCTGGCGGGTCTGGAACGGCTGGACATGATGCTCAACGACTCGATGTACGGCATCCTGTTCCGCGACATCAACCCGATCCGCACGTTCGTCGACCAGCGGTTCTCCCGGCAGGTGCACGCCCGGGCCGGGATCATCATCAACACCGGCGAGGACAACTACCTCACCACCGCGGACGCGGTCGACGAGGCGCACACGGTGACGGTGTCGCAGCTGCTCAACGAGTATTTCGCGCACGAGGCGGGGCTGGCCGACTGGCAGTTGGGGCTGGGGCACGCGTTCGAGATCAACCCGGAGCTGCCGGAGTCGTTCCGGCTGGAGTTGGCGCACGCGCTGCTGGCCCGGGAGTTGTTCCCGGACGCGCCGCTGAAGTGGATGCCGCCGACCAAGCACATGACCGGTGACGTGTTCCGCGGCAACCTGCTCGACGGGTTCTTCAACCTGGCCGGCACCATGACCGGGCAGGGCATCCTGCTGGTCGGCATGATGACCGAGGCGGTGGTGACGCCGTGGCTGTCGGACCGGGACATCGCCCTGCAGAACGTGCGGTACGTGCTGGGCGCGGCCGGTGGGTTGCACGAGGACTTCGTGCCCGCCCCGGGCGGGTTCATCCAGCAGCGCGCCCACCGGGTCCTCGGTGAGGCCGTCGACCTCCTCGAACGCATCGGTGACCAGTCGCTGTTGACGGCGATCGCCGAGGGCACCTTCGGGATCATGAAGCGGCCCGCGGACCGGGGCAAGGGCCTCGACGGTGTCGCGCGGCACGAGGCCGACTACTACAACCCGGCCACGGAGATCCTGGAGCAGGCGGCATGA
- a CDS encoding amidohydrolase — MTNPSILYRGGVLHCPADPSATALLVRDGRIGWLGADADAPAADRVVELAGALVTPAFVDAHVHATDTGLALSGLDLSAVRSAAQLLDAVSAFAARLPRDAVVLGHGWDESGWADRALPDAAALDRAAGGRRVYLSQASIHSALVSGALLAACPDAAAAAGYDASGWLRRDAHHVVRAAAFASVTRAQRVAAQRRALGHAASLGIAAVHECGGPEISDEEDFTGLLAISGAGLPEVYGYWGELLGAARARDLGAVGAGGDLFADGALGSRTAHVSAAYLDGEPGSCGHGYVSAEQVRDHLLDCSAHGLQGGFHAIGDAAIGTVLDGFAQAAEKLGVDRLRAARHRVEHAEIMNKRLIAGFVEYGVVASMQPAFDRLWGGAGRMYESRLGLDRSLESNPMGAMHSVGVALAFGSDSPVTPLDPWGSVRAAAAHHNPVQRMSVRAAFAAHTRGGWRAVHLDNEGVLALGAPATFAVWSTPAGVERGLPVLQAEDPEARGADDPTPLPVCRATVLRGDVIYQEGTS; from the coding sequence ATGACGAACCCCTCGATCTTGTACCGCGGCGGAGTGCTGCACTGTCCGGCCGACCCGAGCGCGACGGCGCTGCTGGTGCGCGACGGGCGGATCGGCTGGCTGGGTGCCGACGCGGACGCGCCGGCCGCCGACCGGGTGGTGGAGCTGGCCGGGGCGCTGGTGACGCCGGCGTTCGTGGACGCGCACGTGCACGCTACCGACACCGGGCTGGCCCTGTCGGGGCTGGACCTGTCGGCGGTGCGGTCGGCCGCGCAGCTGCTGGACGCGGTGTCGGCGTTCGCGGCGCGGCTGCCGCGGGACGCGGTGGTGCTGGGACACGGTTGGGACGAGTCGGGCTGGGCGGACCGGGCGTTGCCGGACGCGGCGGCGCTGGACCGGGCGGCCGGCGGCCGGCGGGTGTACCTGTCGCAGGCGTCGATCCACTCGGCGCTGGTGTCGGGGGCGTTGCTGGCGGCCTGCCCGGACGCGGCGGCCGCGGCGGGTTATGACGCGTCGGGTTGGCTGCGCCGCGACGCGCACCATGTGGTGCGGGCGGCGGCGTTCGCGTCGGTGACCCGGGCGCAGCGGGTGGCGGCGCAGCGGCGGGCACTGGGGCACGCGGCGTCGCTGGGCATCGCCGCGGTGCACGAGTGCGGCGGCCCGGAGATCTCCGACGAGGAGGACTTCACCGGGCTGCTGGCCATTTCCGGGGCGGGGCTGCCGGAGGTGTACGGGTACTGGGGTGAGCTGCTGGGCGCGGCGCGGGCCCGGGATCTGGGTGCGGTCGGCGCCGGTGGTGACCTGTTCGCGGACGGGGCGTTGGGGTCGCGGACGGCGCACGTGTCGGCGGCGTACCTGGACGGGGAGCCGGGGTCGTGCGGGCACGGGTACGTGAGCGCCGAGCAGGTGCGTGACCATCTGCTGGACTGTTCGGCGCACGGCCTGCAGGGCGGTTTCCACGCCATCGGCGACGCGGCGATCGGCACGGTGCTCGACGGGTTCGCGCAGGCGGCGGAGAAGCTGGGTGTGGACCGGCTGCGGGCCGCCCGGCACCGGGTCGAGCACGCGGAGATCATGAACAAGCGGTTGATCGCCGGGTTCGTGGAGTACGGCGTCGTCGCGTCGATGCAGCCGGCGTTCGACCGGCTGTGGGGCGGGGCGGGGCGGATGTACGAGTCGCGGTTGGGGCTGGACCGGTCGTTGGAGTCGAACCCGATGGGCGCGATGCACTCGGTCGGGGTGGCCCTGGCCTTCGGGTCGGACTCGCCGGTGACCCCGCTGGACCCGTGGGGGTCGGTGCGGGCCGCGGCGGCGCACCACAACCCGGTGCAGCGGATGAGCGTGCGGGCGGCGTTCGCCGCGCACACCCGCGGCGGGTGGCGGGCGGTGCACCTGGACAACGAGGGGGTGCTGGCGCTGGGCGCGCCGGCCACCTTCGCGGTGTGGTCCACCCCGGCGGGGGTGGAGCGGGGCCTGCCCGTGTTGCAGGCGGAGGACCCGGAGGCGCGCGGCGCGGACGACCCGACGCCGTTGCCGGTGTGCCGGGCCACGGTGCTGCGCGGTGACGTGATCTATCAGGAAGGCACTTCGTGA
- the kdd gene encoding L-erythro-3,5-diaminohexanoate dehydrogenase, whose protein sequence is MTSPVGLHRVVEPAGVLPQAAWRLDADPRIASNEVRIRVERLNLDAASFRQLSEKHGGDGEKVRAEVLEIISTRGKMQNPVTGSGGMLIGTVEEAGKRSPLGLKPGDRVATLVSLTLTPLLILDGLARWDGRSEQVPCDGYAILFARSIAAVLPADLHPELSLAVLDVCGAPALTARVVAEQVARRRREGDPRPVSVAVIGGAGKSGSLSLAAARRAGAARTVGVVPVAGERDALEAAGLADVVALADARDPVGLSTAVTSALGTPADVTVVCVDVPGCEHGAVLATEDGGTVIFFSMATSFAAAALGAEGLAADVTMLVGNGYVPGHAELALELLRAEPGVRRLFEGRLAAD, encoded by the coding sequence GTGACGTCACCGGTGGGTCTGCACCGCGTCGTGGAACCGGCGGGGGTGCTGCCGCAGGCGGCCTGGCGGCTGGACGCCGACCCCCGGATCGCCTCGAACGAGGTGCGGATCCGGGTGGAGCGGCTGAACCTGGACGCGGCGAGCTTCCGGCAGCTGTCGGAGAAGCACGGCGGCGACGGGGAGAAGGTCCGCGCCGAGGTGTTGGAGATCATCTCCACCCGGGGGAAGATGCAGAACCCGGTGACCGGCTCCGGCGGCATGCTGATCGGCACGGTGGAGGAGGCCGGCAAGCGGTCCCCGCTGGGGCTCAAGCCGGGCGACCGGGTGGCGACCCTGGTGTCGCTGACGCTGACCCCGCTGCTGATCCTCGACGGGCTGGCCCGCTGGGACGGGCGCAGCGAGCAGGTGCCCTGCGACGGGTACGCGATCCTGTTCGCCCGGTCGATCGCGGCGGTGCTGCCGGCGGACCTGCACCCGGAGTTGTCCCTGGCGGTGCTGGACGTGTGCGGGGCGCCGGCGCTGACCGCGCGGGTGGTCGCCGAGCAGGTGGCGCGGCGGCGGCGCGAGGGTGACCCGCGGCCGGTGAGCGTGGCGGTGATCGGTGGAGCCGGCAAGAGCGGGTCGCTGTCCCTGGCCGCGGCGCGGCGGGCGGGCGCCGCCCGTACGGTCGGGGTGGTGCCGGTGGCGGGGGAGCGCGACGCGCTGGAGGCGGCCGGCCTGGCCGACGTGGTCGCGTTGGCTGACGCCCGGGACCCGGTGGGGCTGTCCACGGCGGTGACCAGTGCGCTGGGCACCCCGGCCGATGTGACGGTGGTCTGCGTGGACGTGCCGGGCTGCGAGCACGGGGCGGTCCTCGCGACCGAGGACGGCGGCACGGTGATCTTTTTCTCGATGGCGACGAGCTTCGCGGCGGCGGCGTTGGGCGCGGAGGGTCTGGCGGCGGACGTCACGATGCTGGTGGGCAACGGGTACGTGCCCGGTCACGCGGAGTTGGCGCTGGAGTTGCTGCGCGCCGAGCCGGGGGTGCGTCGACTCTTCGAGGGCCGGTTGGCGGCAGACTGA
- a CDS encoding KamA family radical SAM protein: MTQTQPVETIPAPRSTPVAVPTAGQPYEYRRSPLVEPDWTRFPGWRHVTREQWESAQWQRVNCVKNIKQLRNILGDLVDETFYADLEADQKALATMSMLVPPQMLNTMVPFAPMTTEAFLADPVRRYMIPVASDRRTDWPSHPYATRDSLHEHDMWVAEGLTHRYPTKVLAELLSTCPQYCGHCTRMDLVGNSTPTVDKLKLTLKPVDRYDAHIAYLKAHPGVRDVVVSGGDVANVPWKNLESYLMRLLEIETIRDIRLATKALMGLPQHWLQHDVVEGLERVARTAARRGVNLAIHTHVNHRQSITPLVAKAAQTALDVGVRDVRNQGVLMRGVNATSADLLDLCFALQGEAGILPYYFYMCDMIPNAEHWRVPVWHAQQLQHDIMGYLPGYATPRIVCDVPFVGKRWVHMLTEYDRERGISYWTKNYRTSIESADLEALNKRYAYYDPIDTLPESGQTWWAAHRND, translated from the coding sequence GTGACCCAGACCCAACCGGTGGAGACCATCCCAGCGCCCCGCTCCACGCCGGTCGCGGTCCCCACCGCCGGACAGCCCTACGAATACCGCCGCAGCCCCCTGGTCGAGCCCGACTGGACCCGCTTCCCCGGCTGGCGCCACGTCACCCGCGAGCAGTGGGAGAGCGCCCAGTGGCAGCGGGTCAACTGCGTCAAGAACATCAAGCAGCTGCGCAACATCCTCGGCGACCTCGTCGACGAGACCTTCTACGCCGACCTCGAGGCCGACCAGAAGGCCCTGGCCACCATGTCGATGCTGGTGCCCCCGCAGATGCTCAACACCATGGTGCCGTTCGCGCCCATGACCACCGAGGCGTTCCTCGCCGACCCGGTCCGCCGCTACATGATCCCCGTCGCCTCCGACCGGCGCACCGACTGGCCGTCCCACCCCTACGCCACCCGCGACAGCCTCCACGAGCACGACATGTGGGTCGCCGAAGGCCTCACCCACCGCTACCCCACCAAGGTCCTCGCCGAGCTGCTCTCCACCTGCCCGCAGTACTGCGGGCACTGCACCCGCATGGACCTCGTCGGCAACTCCACCCCGACCGTCGACAAGCTCAAGCTCACCCTCAAGCCCGTCGACCGCTACGACGCCCACATCGCCTACCTCAAGGCCCACCCCGGCGTCCGCGACGTCGTCGTCTCCGGCGGCGACGTGGCCAACGTGCCGTGGAAGAACCTCGAGTCCTACCTCATGCGGCTGCTCGAGATCGAGACCATCCGCGACATCCGGCTCGCCACCAAGGCCCTCATGGGCCTGCCCCAGCACTGGCTCCAGCACGACGTGGTCGAGGGTCTCGAACGGGTCGCCCGCACCGCCGCCCGCCGCGGCGTCAACCTGGCCATCCACACCCACGTCAACCACCGGCAGTCCATCACCCCACTGGTCGCCAAGGCCGCCCAGACCGCCCTCGACGTCGGCGTCCGCGACGTCCGCAACCAGGGCGTGCTCATGCGCGGCGTCAACGCCACCAGCGCCGACCTGCTCGACCTCTGCTTCGCCCTGCAGGGCGAGGCGGGCATCCTGCCGTACTACTTCTACATGTGCGACATGATCCCCAACGCCGAGCACTGGCGGGTCCCGGTCTGGCACGCCCAGCAGCTCCAGCACGACATCATGGGCTACCTGCCCGGCTACGCCACCCCGCGGATCGTCTGCGACGTCCCCTTCGTCGGCAAGCGCTGGGTCCACATGCTCACCGAGTACGACCGCGAACGCGGCATCTCCTACTGGACCAAGAACTACCGCACCTCGATCGAGTCCGCCGACCTCGAAGCGCTCAACAAGCGCTACGCCTACTACGACCCGATCGACACCCTGCCCGAGTCCGGCCAGACCTGGTGGGCGGCCCACCGCAACGACTGA
- a CDS encoding YnfA family protein — MIVLRSLVLFVLAALAEIGGAWLVWQGWREHRGLWWVAAGVLALGAYGFVATFQPDPHFGRILAAYGGVFVAGSLAWGVLVDGFRPDRWDVLGAAICLLGVALIMYAPRGT; from the coding sequence GTGATCGTGCTGCGTTCCCTGGTGCTGTTCGTGCTGGCCGCGCTGGCGGAGATCGGGGGAGCGTGGCTGGTCTGGCAGGGCTGGCGGGAGCACCGGGGGTTGTGGTGGGTCGCGGCCGGCGTGCTGGCCCTGGGGGCGTACGGGTTCGTGGCGACCTTCCAGCCGGATCCGCACTTCGGCCGGATCCTGGCCGCGTACGGGGGTGTCTTCGTGGCCGGGTCGCTGGCGTGGGGGGTGCTGGTGGACGGGTTCCGCCCGGACCGCTGGGACGTGCTGGGCGCGGCGATCTGCCTGCTCGGCGTCGCGCTCATCATGTACGCGCCGCGGGGGACGTGA
- a CDS encoding CsbD family protein — protein MSFTDKAKSKAQELSGVAKERIGDVTDNERLRAEGASEQNMARARQKEAGRNVNKAFEK, from the coding sequence ATGAGCTTCACCGACAAGGCGAAGAGCAAGGCCCAGGAGCTGAGCGGCGTCGCCAAGGAGCGGATCGGCGATGTCACCGACAACGAGCGGTTGCGGGCCGAAGGCGCCAGTGAGCAGAACATGGCGAGAGCCCGGCAGAAGGAGGCCGGTCGGAACGTCAACAAGGCCTTCGAGAAGTGA
- a CDS encoding histidine phosphatase family protein has protein sequence MGEILLIRHGETTWSASHRHTSYTDLELTPDGERQARALGVLLAGRRFVRVLSSPRQRAVCTAHLAGLDVDATDPDLAEWNYGEYEGRTTADVHEENPHWNLWTDGCPGGESPAQIGERLDRVIARVTPLLDQGTVALVAHGHSLRVLGARWIGLPPSAGALLRLDTATASVLGHEHGRRVILRWNQPAPPPPGTAPDQAARH, from the coding sequence ATGGGAGAGATCCTGCTGATCCGCCACGGGGAGACCACGTGGAGCGCCAGCCACCGGCACACCTCGTACACCGACCTGGAGCTGACCCCCGACGGCGAGCGGCAGGCCCGCGCGCTCGGCGTGCTGCTCGCCGGCCGGCGCTTCGTCCGCGTCCTGTCCAGTCCCCGGCAGCGGGCGGTGTGCACCGCGCACCTCGCCGGTCTCGACGTCGACGCCACCGATCCGGACCTGGCCGAGTGGAACTACGGCGAGTACGAGGGACGCACCACCGCCGACGTCCACGAGGAGAACCCGCACTGGAACCTGTGGACCGACGGCTGCCCCGGCGGGGAGTCACCGGCGCAGATCGGCGAACGCCTCGACCGGGTGATCGCCCGGGTCACTCCCCTGCTCGACCAGGGCACCGTCGCCCTGGTCGCCCACGGGCACAGCCTGCGAGTGCTCGGCGCCCGCTGGATCGGCCTGCCGCCGTCCGCCGGCGCGCTGCTGCGGCTGGACACCGCCACCGCGAGCGTGCTCGGTCACGAGCACGGCCGGCGGGTCATCCTGCGCTGGAACCAGCCGGCTCCGCCGCCGCCCGGGACCGCCCCCGACCAGGCAGCTCGCCATTGA
- a CDS encoding Lrp/AsnC family transcriptional regulator encodes MEEIDRAIVAALTEDGRLSYTDLAERVGLSVSAVHQRVRRLEQRGVIKGYAARVSFEALDLPLTAFVAIRPFDPSQPDDAPERLAHLPEIDSCYSVAGEDFYLLLVRVAGPADLERLLQEIRTAANVTTRTTVVLSTPYENRSPRINGELPGRGRSRAAAEPAGSSAG; translated from the coding sequence GTGGAGGAGATCGACCGTGCCATCGTCGCCGCGCTGACCGAGGACGGCCGGCTGTCGTACACCGACCTGGCCGAGCGGGTCGGCCTGTCGGTGTCCGCCGTGCACCAGCGGGTCCGCCGGCTGGAGCAGCGCGGCGTCATCAAGGGGTACGCCGCGCGCGTCTCGTTCGAGGCGCTGGACCTGCCGCTGACCGCGTTCGTGGCGATCCGGCCGTTCGATCCGTCCCAGCCGGACGACGCGCCGGAGCGGCTGGCCCACCTGCCCGAGATCGACTCGTGCTACTCGGTGGCAGGGGAGGACTTCTACCTGCTGCTCGTGCGGGTGGCCGGCCCGGCCGACCTGGAGCGGCTGCTGCAGGAGATCCGCACCGCCGCCAACGTCACCACCCGCACCACGGTGGTGCTCTCCACGCCCTACGAGAACCGGTCGCCGCGGATCAATGGCGAGCTGCCTGGTCGGGGGCGGTCCCGGGCGGCGGCGGAGCCGGCTGGTTCCAGCGCAGGATGA
- a CDS encoding acyl-CoA dehydrogenase family protein translates to MNVDRILPTDEAHDLLDLATELADRELAPKAAGFEERAEFPREVLRTLGRAGLLGLPYAEEHGGAAQPYEVYLQVLEILASRWLAVAEAVSVHTLSCYPLAQFGTDEQRKLLPDMIGGELLGAYCLSEPQGGSDAAALTTRAVRDGDDYVVSGTKAWITHARVADFYNIFCRTGGPGPKGISCLLADRNTPGIHPQAAERTMGLHASPVAQIAFDDVRVPAERLIGGEGMGFTIALSALDSGRLGIAACAVGLAQAALDYAVGYAKERQQFGQPIIDFQGLGFMLADHATQISAARALMLAAARLRDAGRPYSLEAAKAKLFATDMAMRVTTDAVQVLGGAGYVADHPVERYMREAKVLQIVEGTNQIQRLVISRALAKD, encoded by the coding sequence ATGAACGTCGACCGGATCCTCCCCACCGACGAGGCCCACGACCTGCTGGACCTCGCCACCGAGCTCGCCGACCGCGAGCTCGCCCCCAAGGCCGCCGGCTTCGAGGAGCGCGCTGAGTTCCCCCGCGAGGTGCTGCGCACCCTGGGCCGAGCCGGCCTGCTCGGCCTGCCCTACGCCGAGGAGCACGGCGGCGCCGCCCAGCCGTACGAGGTCTACCTGCAGGTGCTGGAGATCCTCGCCAGCCGCTGGCTCGCCGTCGCCGAGGCGGTCAGCGTGCACACGCTCTCCTGCTACCCGCTCGCCCAGTTCGGCACCGACGAGCAGCGCAAGCTGCTGCCCGACATGATCGGCGGGGAACTGCTCGGGGCGTACTGCCTCTCCGAGCCGCAGGGCGGTTCCGACGCCGCGGCGCTGACCACCAGGGCGGTCCGCGACGGCGACGACTACGTGGTCTCCGGCACCAAGGCGTGGATCACCCACGCCCGGGTCGCCGACTTCTACAACATCTTCTGCCGCACCGGCGGCCCCGGCCCGAAGGGCATCTCCTGCCTCCTGGCGGACCGGAACACCCCGGGCATCCACCCGCAGGCCGCCGAGCGGACCATGGGCCTGCACGCCTCCCCGGTCGCCCAGATCGCCTTCGACGACGTCCGGGTGCCGGCCGAGCGGCTGATCGGCGGCGAGGGGATGGGCTTCACCATCGCCCTGTCCGCCCTGGACTCCGGCCGGCTGGGCATCGCCGCGTGCGCGGTGGGCCTCGCCCAGGCCGCCCTCGACTACGCGGTCGGCTACGCCAAGGAGCGGCAGCAGTTCGGCCAGCCGATCATCGACTTCCAGGGCCTCGGCTTCATGCTCGCCGACCACGCCACCCAGATCTCCGCGGCCCGCGCGCTCATGCTGGCCGCCGCCCGGCTGCGCGACGCCGGCCGGCCGTACTCGCTCGAGGCGGCGAAGGCGAAGCTCTTCGCCACCGACATGGCGATGCGGGTGACCACCGACGCGGTGCAGGTGCTCGGCGGCGCCGGCTACGTCGCCGACCACCCGGTGGAGCGGTACATGCGGGAGGCGAAGGTGCTGCAGATCGTCGAGGGCACCAACCAGATCCAGCGGCTGGTCATCTCGCGGGCCCTCGCCAAGGACTGA
- a CDS encoding M24 family metallopeptidase, which produces MGTDQLYPAERLSAGQRATAAAGLDALLLTPGSDLRYLTGYDAHEGERLTCLVLPAEGEPTLIVPTLERPAAEAAPATGVRLVDHADGTDPYPLVRAALPGPVTAVGLADRMWAAQVLALRATLPDATQCLASEVLRELRIRKSPAEVAALAEAGAAIDAVHTRMGEWLRPGRTEVEVAADIAAAIRASGHVSVDFVIVAAGPNGASPHHGTADRPIRAGEPVVVDIGGTMPSGYRSDCTRTYVVGGPAPAEFTDYYAVLHAAQRAAVAAVRPGVTAEAVDAAARDVISAAGYGDAFLHRTGHGIGLDTHEEPYVVAGNPRPLEAGMAFSVEPGIYLAGRHGARIEDIVVCTTDGGQRLNTTPTELIAL; this is translated from the coding sequence GTGGGAACCGACCAGCTCTACCCGGCCGAACGGCTGTCCGCCGGGCAGCGCGCCACCGCCGCCGCCGGCCTCGACGCGCTGCTGCTCACCCCCGGATCCGACCTGCGCTACCTGACCGGCTACGACGCGCACGAGGGGGAGCGGCTGACCTGCCTCGTGCTCCCGGCCGAGGGCGAACCCACCCTGATCGTGCCGACCCTGGAGCGGCCCGCCGCGGAAGCCGCCCCGGCCACCGGTGTCCGTCTCGTCGACCACGCCGACGGCACCGACCCGTACCCGCTGGTCCGCGCGGCGCTGCCCGGGCCGGTGACCGCCGTCGGGCTGGCCGACCGGATGTGGGCCGCGCAGGTCCTGGCCCTGCGCGCCACCCTGCCCGACGCCACCCAGTGCCTCGCCTCCGAGGTGCTGCGCGAGCTACGGATCCGCAAGTCCCCGGCCGAGGTGGCCGCCCTCGCCGAGGCCGGCGCCGCGATCGACGCGGTGCACACCCGGATGGGGGAGTGGCTGCGCCCCGGCCGGACCGAGGTCGAGGTGGCCGCCGACATCGCCGCCGCCATCCGAGCCTCCGGCCACGTCAGCGTCGACTTCGTCATCGTCGCCGCCGGCCCGAACGGGGCCAGCCCGCACCACGGCACCGCCGACCGGCCGATCCGGGCCGGGGAGCCGGTGGTGGTCGACATCGGCGGCACCATGCCCTCCGGCTACCGCTCCGACTGCACCCGCACCTACGTCGTCGGCGGCCCCGCCCCGGCCGAGTTCACCGACTACTACGCGGTGCTCCACGCGGCGCAGCGCGCCGCGGTGGCGGCGGTCCGCCCCGGCGTCACCGCCGAGGCGGTCGACGCGGCCGCCCGGGACGTCATCAGCGCCGCCGGCTACGGCGACGCCTTCCTGCACCGCACCGGTCACGGCATCGGCCTCGACACCCACGAGGAGCCGTACGTCGTGGCCGGCAACCCGCGACCCCTGGAGGCCGGCATGGCCTTCTCGGTCGAACCCGGGATCTACCTCGCCGGGCGGCACGGCGCCCGGATCGAGGACATCGTCGTCTGCACGACGGACGGCGGGCAACGGCTCAACACCACCCCCACGGAGCTCATCGCGCTATGA
- a CDS encoding putative quinol monooxygenase, whose translation MDTAARTGRLMTMRAQPGRGAELADTLLRVAEGLRGFPGCELYVISRDHAEPDTVRVTEVWSDEEAVQAALAATPADSSRPSISDVLAMLAGPPERVDVVPLGGVGLPAGTDPVDRRAR comes from the coding sequence ATGGACACGGCAGCACGGACCGGCCGACTGATGACCATGCGCGCCCAGCCCGGCCGGGGCGCCGAACTCGCCGACACGCTGCTGCGGGTCGCCGAGGGGCTGCGCGGCTTCCCCGGCTGCGAGCTGTACGTGATCAGCCGCGACCACGCCGAGCCGGACACCGTCCGGGTGACCGAGGTGTGGTCCGACGAGGAGGCGGTGCAGGCGGCGCTCGCCGCGACCCCCGCCGATTCGTCCCGCCCGAGCATCTCCGACGTGCTGGCGATGCTGGCCGGGCCGCCCGAGCGGGTGGACGTCGTGCCCCTCGGCGGGGTCGGCCTGCCGGCCGGCACCGACCCGGTCGATCGCCGTGCCCGCTGA